A window of Fragaria vesca subsp. vesca linkage group LG7, FraVesHawaii_1.0, whole genome shotgun sequence contains these coding sequences:
- the LOC101299238 gene encoding glucan endo-1,3-beta-glucosidase-like gives MGVSPLLLTILITLSFFPESTSFEIVNNCNYTIWPGLRSTAGSSLNLSTTGFTLKSGASFNLSVPKSWTGQVWGRTLCNQSSTRNFSCFTADCGTGKIECDRNGGSLPATLAEFSLNLTGGMDYYDVSLVTTGGAARSRQQQLQLFGMLGRLERLVSQGAEGGA, from the exons ATGGGTGTGAGCCCTCTTCTACTCACGATCCTCATCACCCTCTCATTCTTCCCAG AGTCGACATCGTTCGAGATAGTCAACAACTGCAACTACACAATCTGGCCCGGACTTCGCTCCACGGCCGGCTCATCACTAAACCTGTCGACCACCGGCTTCACGCTCAAGAGCGGCGCGTCCTTCAACCTCTCCGTCCCCAAATCCTGGACAGGTCAGGTGTGGGGCCGGACACTCTGCAACCAATCCTCCACCAGAAACTTCTCATGCTTCACCGCCGACTGCGGCACCGGAAAAATCGAGTGCGACAGAAACGGTGGCAGTCTGCCGGCTACCCTAGCCGAGTTCTCTCTCAACCTCACCGGCGGCATGGACTACTATGACGTCAGCCTCGTCACCACTGGTGGAGCCGCACGGAGCAGGCAGCAGCAACTGCAGCTCTTCGGGATGCTCGGTCGACTTGAACGGCTCGTGTCCCAGGGAGCTGAGGGTGGCGCGTGA